Part of the Carcharodon carcharias isolate sCarCar2 chromosome 20, sCarCar2.pri, whole genome shotgun sequence genome is shown below.
CAGATTGGTTGTGCTGTTTGGCTGAAAGGCAGGCTTGAAGCAAAAAATtgcactttggggagtcaggaagtgatatACTCTCCTCAGAATTCCCAACGTCTTTCTGCTCATATAACCACAGTAATTTTATGGCTGGCACAGtctctggtcagtggtaacccgcaggatgttgatagtgagggcgtcagtgataatgtcattgaatatcaaggggcgatgtatagattctctcttgttgttcAATGTTCTGCAagtaagtggcaggtaacattcacaccacacatcagcccaagcctggatgttgtccaggtcttgctgcatagggacacagactgcttcagtatctgaggagtcatgaatggtactgaacatcctcacttctaaccttatgatggagggaaggtcattaatgaagcagctgaaggcttaGGAAACtacctaaggaactcctgcagtgaggttcTGTGActtgattgacttccaacaaccacaaccatcttcttttgtgctaggtatgacgactagtggacagttttccccttgattcccattgacttcagctttattggagctccttgatgccacacttgggtgAAATGCTGTTTTGATCTCACTAtcacctcatctcaggaattTAGTTCTTTGCttgatgtttggaccaaggctgtgatgGAGCCTGGAGTCAACTAGACATAGCAGAACCCAAACAGAGCATCTATGAGCAGGTTTTTGGTGAATAGGtacctcttgatagcactgtcaataacaccttccattactttgccaATTATTGAGTAGACTGGTAAGGCAATTATTAAtcagattggatttgttctgccttttgtggataggacatacctaGCTAATTTACCATATTGTTGGACAGATGTTAGTGTTGTAGCTacgctggaacagcttggctgcgAATgtgactagttctggagcataagtcttctgCACTACAGCTGGATCTTGGCGGGACCCGTAGCCTTTGCTGTATGCAGTgcactcagctgtttcttgatcatgtgtgaattggattggctgaacactggcatctgtgataacGGGGACCTCAGGAAAAGGCTAAGATTGATCATCCGCTTGgaacttctgactgaagatgattgtggttatgCAAAATCAAATATAAAATGTTCTGAAGTTTTATTTGATTTTCATTCCAAACTAATGCATTCCTTTCTGTTTTCCAGGGCACACGTCACAGTCACAGATCTTGAAGAGTTGCAGGATTTACTTAACATAAACATCAATGATAACAAGCACTTGGTTACTGGTTCTATCCAAGCCAAGGTACTTAAATGGTTTGTACTTAATTGACTTTAAAATTTTATAACAAAAGTTTTCAACTATTTGCACTTGAACAAAAACATTCAGAACAAAAGCTTGGGAAATCAGATAACCTTTACATCAGTTTCACTGAAAGTTTTTCGAATAGGCACTGATTTCTTTGGGACTGGCAGAAATGGGGGGCAAAAGTAACTGTTCATCATCCTCCCCATATCAATGGATTAATGTAACTGTGAAGGGGGTAACAAGTAGGAAGAGAGGAAACTATCATAGGGATTAGTCTgtcaaaatatttcatttttgTCTTGAAACTTTTTAATTGCTGTTACTTTCTGTGAAGATACAGAAATGCTTCCATTTCTTCCATCACTCCAATGGATAACTTCCATTCACACCTGTTCTCTTTTTGTCAGTGCAGGAGTATCTTTAGACAAGCAATTAATTTCTCCTTTAGTAGCAAGTTGTAATATCTTCTTACTCATACCAGATGGCATTGACAGCTTTGGTTTCAGGAAGAAGAATTTTACACGTGTTTCTTCAAGCCTTATCAGTTAACCATGGTGAGAGCAAGCTGTACCACAGTGAAACTTGAACCCAAATAGTATTGTGAGGTTTGTTTTTCTCCAGTAGTTACTATTCCATTGTGGTCATCTGAAAATGAACTTAATTTTCATTATGTGGATGCTGAAAAAGGAATAAATCATAAGCGTTAAAATTGCAATATTTGAGCAATCTATGAACAAAAGCGAGTTTGAAACTTGTGATGGAGGCTGAATACTGTTACTTGTCAAAGGTTACTTGTCCTAGTATTTGGTACATGTCTGTATATGGTTCATGGAACACTGGATTTATTGGTTTTGGATGCTGGTATGAGAATCGGATTAATAGGCCTGTCACCTTGTTAAtgctaaaaacaaaaagctggaaatccaaaataaaaatacctggaaaaactcggcaggtccgacagcatctgtggagaggagcacagttaacgttttgagtccgcatgactcttcaacagaactaaggaaaaatagaaaagaggtgaaatataagctggtttaaggggggggtgggacaggtagagctggatagagggccagtgataggtggagatagccaaaagatgttatagacaaaaggacagaggtgttgaaggtggtgctattatttaaggaatgtgctaatagtgggggtggggtggggggaagggatcgaaataggttaaaaggtagagataaaacaatggatggaaatacatttaaaaataatggaaataggtgggaaaagaaaaatctttataaattattggaaaaaagggggatcggaaagtgggtggggatggaggagagagttcatgatctaaaattattgaactcaatattcagtccaggaagctgtaaagtgcctagtcggaagatgaggtgctgttcctccagtttgcgttgagcttcattggaacattgcagcaggccaaggacggacatgtgggcatgagagcagggtggagtgttgaaatggcaaatgacagggaggtctgggtcatgcttgcggacagactgaaagtgttccgcaaagcggtcacccagtctgcgtttggtctctccaatgtagaggaaaccgcattgggagcagcgaatgcagtagactaaattgagggaagtgcaagtgaaatgctgcttcacttaaaaggagtgtttgggcccttggacggtgaggagaggggaagtaaaggggcaggtgttgtagcttctgcggttgcatgggaaggtgctgtgggagggggttgaggtgtagggggtgatggaggagtggaccagggtgccccagAGGGattgatccctgcagaatgctgctggggggttgaagggaagatgtgtttggtggtggcatcatgctggagttggcggaaatggcggaggatgatcttttcaatgcggaggctggtggggtgataagtgaggacaagggggaccctatcgtggttctgggagggagaggaaggtgtgaggacggatgcgcgggagatgggccggacacggttgagggtcctgtcaaccaccgttggtggaaaacctcggttaaggaagaaggaagacatgtcagaggaactgtttttggaagtgccatcatcggaacagatgcgacagaggcgaaggaactgagagaataggatggagaccttacaggaagcgggttgtgaggagctgtagtcggtaggcttgtaatgaatattggtggacagtcaatgagcagaaattgagacagagaagtcaaggaaaggaaaagaagagtcagagatggatcatgtgaaaatgatggagggtggaaattggaagcaaaattaataaatttttccctgtccagacgagagcatgaagcagcactgaagcaaatatcgatgtaccggagaaagagctgtgggaggaggccggagtaggactggaacaaggaatgttccacataccccataaagagacaggcatgactggggcccatgcgggtacccatggccacacttttatttggaggaagtgagaggagtttaaggagaagttgttcagtgagagaacaagttcatccatacggaggagagtagtggtggatggggattgtttgggcctctgttcgaggaagaagcggagagccatcagaccatccggggcggggggggtggtggaggtgtagagggatcggacgtccatgatgaagaggaggcagttgggtccagggaactggaaattgttgatatgatgtagggtgtcagaggaatcatggatgtatttgggaagggactggacaaggggagagagagaatggagtcaagatagcaagaaatgaggcAGGAACaaactgacacgatcggtctgccgggacagtcctgtttgtggagtttggataggaggtagaagcgggccgtccgaggttgggatactgaggttggaagctgtggaaggaagatctccagaggagatgaggtcagtaacagtcctggaaacaatggcttgatgttcagtggtggggtcatggtccagggggaggtaggagaacctccatcccccaccgggatggtctgatggctctccgcttcttcctcgaacagaggcccgaacaacccccatccaccactaatctccatctggctgaacttgttctcttactgaacaatttctccttaaactcctctcacttcctccaaataaaaggtgtgtctatgggtacctgcatggaccccagttatgtctgtctctttatggggtatgtggaacattccttgttccagtcctactccggccccctcccactgctctttctccggtacatcgatattcgcttcagtgctgcttcatgctctcgtctggacctggaaaaattaattaatattgcttccaatttccacccctccatcattttcacatgatccatctctgacacttctcttcccttccttgacttctctgtctcaatttctggtgatagactgtccaccaatattcattacaagtctaccgactacagctccttacaccccgcttcctataaggaccccatcctattctctcagttccttcgcctctgtcacatctgttctgatgctgccactttcaaaaacagtttttctgacatgtcttccttcatccttaactgaggttttccacccacggtggttgacagggccatcaaccgtgtccggcccatctcccgtgcatccgccctcacaccttcctcttcctcccagaaccatgatagggtcccccttgtcctcacttataaccccaccagcctctgcattgaaaggatcatcctctgccatttccgccaactccagcatgatgccaccaccaaacacatcccccccccccgccaaagtggcattccgcagggatcgttccctctgggacaccctggtccactcctccatcagcgcctacacctcaaccccctcctacagcaccttcccatgctaccgcagaaggtgcaacacctgccccttcccctcttctcaccatccaagggcccaaacactcctttcaagtgaagcagcgtttcacttgcacttccctcaatttagtctactgcattcgctgttcccaatgcggtttcctctacattggagagaccaaatgcagactgggtgaccgctttgcggaacacctttggtctgtccacaagcatgacccaaacttccctgtcacttgccatttaaacacaccaccctgctctcatgcccacatgtccatccttggccagccgcaatattccagtgaagctcaacgcaaactggaggaacagcacctcatcttctgactaggcactttacagcctcctggactgaatattgagttcaacaattttagatcatgaactctctactccatccccaccccctttccgatccccccttttcccaacaatttatatagatgtttcttttcccacctatttccattatttttaaatgtatttccatccattgttttatctctcccttttaatctatttcgatcccttccccccaccccacccccactagggctatctgtaccttgctcaaaGGGCTTTCTTCCTATTAGCTCATTCCTTAAATAatagcaccaccttcaacacctctgtcctttgtctataacatcttttggctatctccacctatcactggccctctatccagctctacctgtcccaccctcccttaaaccagcttatttttcacctcttttctacttttccttagttctgttgaagattcatgcggactcaaaacgttaactgtgttcctctctgcagatgctgtcagacctgctgagtttttccaggtatttttacctTGTTAATGCTTTTGTAGTTCTGGGGTACGGGAATAATAAATGTGAACTAGCAAAGGTATTTAAAATAATATATCTTATTATTAAGCTAGAGGTAGAGTCTTTTGGTCATGTCCTTTTTCATATAGTAAACTCTCACTTCTGATCAGGCAATCAGAATTTTTTATAAGGTTTTCATTGAGAAATGGGCAGTGGAGGTTTGGGGGAAGAATTAACTTGAACTTATAACACCTGCCCTTTAGTTGTGAAGTACTTTGTGACATCTAataatttttgaagtgcagtcactgttgcataGAGAAACCTATCGGTTTGCTTGTGTGACAATCCCACCAACAGCAAATTAAATAAATGTGGGTTTTGGCAATTGTTCTGACTTCTCTCAAAGGGAGAAAACATTGCTCATAATAGTTCATGGAATGTTGTCTTTATCTGAAACAGCCCCACGGAGGGCATAATTTAACGATTCATTTGAAAGATATGTTGGTGATGCTATCTTTTCTTCAATACTGCATTGAGCTTTAGATCATGCAATCAAACCCTAAAATTAGGCTTGAAGGTAAAATGTTGCTGAaatgagtgctaccaactgagcaaaACTAATACAGAATGTGTTAAACTGTGCTTTGCTTGTATTGGAAATCAAAACTGAATGCAGAAAAGGATTTGGTATTAAAATGTTTTTCAAGGGAATAGCCACCACTTTGTAGAGTGCCTAATGGCTGCTTTTATTTAGATCTGAAGTTATAATCTTGCTTTTTGCATCATGTTTTGGATGTGCAAAAGTGGCACTATGGTTCTGGTATTTGGTGGCATGCCAATCTTGGGTTGAGCTGTGCAACTTACTCTGATTTGATGTAAAACAGATTTTTGAAGTGTTCATGTACTCTGGACTTCTAGGctcttttttttcttaaatgaGGTATTGATTCTTTCAAAGCATGGCATTGCGATCTCTCTTAACGTTATAAAATAGCCACAATGGGAGCACGAATCTGCAGCCATGTAAGCAGACGGTACAAGTTATCGTTTGCTGTGTAACTTTAGTCTTGCCAGCTGTGGTTCACATATTTCAGGTCCTGATTTACACTAACAAAATGTAATCAAAAAGATTAATATTCCTTTATTTCAAggaagttggagttcagaagTGAGGGAATGCTATATttgtacagagctttggtcaGACCCCTTCTGAAAGACTATTTTCAGTTTTGGGCACAGAGCCTTAAAGAAATTGGcttctgagggagtgcagtacaaATTccccagaatgataccagggattaaagcattaaattatgaggacaggttgcataaaatTGGCTTGTATTTCCTTTAGGTTGGATctagagaaattatttcctctgaagCAATCCAGAACAAGTGGGTATAATTTTAACATTAGAGCAATGCCATTTTGGAATGAAATCACGACGCATTTCTGCACACATGGTTTGTGAGCATCTGGAACTTGCTCTTGACAAAAATAGATACCAGATTAGTTGTAATTATCAAGACAGAGATTTTTGCTAGGCAGTATCAAAGGATATTGATTCAAGGTGAGTAATTGAAGTTGAGGTACAAATCACCTaaaatctaattgaatgatgcaacacgctcaaggggctgaatgacctttccGTTTTCTATGACCACATAACATAATTGCATTCTTAATGTTTCTGTATTGTGGTATTTTTCAGGGGTGAAAGTGTGAAAGACCTTCCACCTGACCCAGACTACATTCTTGTGGCAGACTGTATTTACTATGAACAGGTGTGTACACCTGAGATTTTAAAAGGTAGCTCCCCGAACAAATGTGTACTTTAAGGAGATTGTTCCTGAACAGTTGTTTTTAATCCAACATAtgcaataaaaatatttttacagAAAAATCCAATTGTATTTTTCCTCATCAGATACAAAGACCAGATGATGGTTATAATTCCTGTACATGTAGCTAATTTAATAATGGTTGTTTATGCAGCATAAATTATATATTTGAATTTTGTAAATTTAAAAGTATAATTTTTATATAATTCAATAATCTTAAATCGTGCTTTGATGTAACATCAAATTGATTGTAAAATTAATGTATGCATTCATTAACTCCATTTGTTGCATTTACAGTATGGAAGAAATATAGATGCTTACTGCATAGGAGACCATTTAGTCTAATCCAAAACTAAATCCACTGCCCTACTATCCCACTGCTCCTGTATTTTCCTCTACTTTCTTTCTAAAATTCCACTTTTAAACTACTTGcatatatttacaatatatggaTACGTCCTAACAATGTTTGGTTAAGATGAGGGTTGCAAATCATTTCTGAGCTTGTCTTAATGTTTAAGAATGCCTTCTTGGAATTAAATGTAGCAGGATTATACAGAATCCTGCTACATATCTGTATAGTTTTTGAAGGTTCAGATATGCTGTATTTTAAATAACAACAGATATCAGTGGATCAGGTAGCATATATAGAGAAAGGAAGGTgggggttaatgtttcaggccagtGATGTTTTGTCAGAACACTTTCTTtttcacagatgttgcctgaccttttgagtatttccagcattttttggttatttcagatttctacatCGGCACTTTTTCACTTCGTGCTATACTTTAACCCCTTGGATTGAGGGTGATCTCAAAAAGATGTTTGAATCCTTGAGTTAATTGGTATTTATAAAATTTGATTACACAGCTTATTGCAGTAGTAAAGCTACACGTGCAAGGAATATTTTTAACCCTGCACTTCCATTTTAAATGCTAATTTTAATTATTTGTTTCTCTATTTGTTCCTGTTCTGCCAGTCCTAATTTTTACTTGAATTGTCATTATTTATATGATCCAACTTAAGTTTTAAATAAATCTTCACCTTCCAACCATTCTGAAGAGGGGAGGAGCTCAAAATTAACTTTCATTGGATGAAAATTAACTGCTAACTTTTTGCTAATTGAAAAGCCACACCGTGAACAGTGGCttttgcagttttggtttccctaCCTAAGGAAGGTAAACTttccatagaggaagtgcaacaaagattcactaaattaattcctgggacaGAGAAATTGAcctgtgaggaaagattaaatagactgggacTTTATtctctggactttagaagaatgtgaggtgatcttattcaaaCGTACAAAATCCTTACATGGCTCGAGAGGGTAAATGTAGGAAGGATGCTTTCCTTGGCTgaagggtctagaaccaggggagacAGTCTCAGCATAAAGGCAGACCATTAGGatggagaagaaattcctcctcctcactgagggtggtgaaccttttgGAATTCTGTGCCctggagggctgtggaggctcagtcattgagtatgtgcaagactgagattgacagatttctgcatattaaagacatcaaggaATACAGGGATACAGGAAAATGGTATTGATGCAGAAAAATGGTATtgatgtagaagatcagccatgatctcactgaatgatggagcgggcttgaggggctgaatggcccactcctatttcttatgttattaatCATTAGTCCTCACTAccattattgaaacatgtaattgGCTGATGACTAAGGTTGAGAAAATCTCAAGCAATATTATATTTTGTTTACAACtgacattttaaaagaaaatagtgATTTTAACTTCACATCTAATCACACTTCGCATTTTCATATGCATTTCTTGTTTGAAGACCTTAAGTTTTCAGTTTTGTACATGTATGAGTTCCTACTTTAATATTTTTGTAAATTTAAGCACTTGTAAGAAACCATAAATCATACTGTGACTGTTCAGCTTCTCCTGCATTAGagtcatagaattttacagcatggaaaaaggcccttcggcccattgtgcctgcacaggtcatcaagcccctatctactctaatcccattttccaacacttggcccatagccttgtatgctatggtgtttcaagtgttcatctaaatacttcttaaatgttgtgagggttcctgcctctaccaccctttcaagtccTTAGTTTTTCaacccctgggtgaaaaaaaatgtcCTCAAATCCCCTATTAAACcacctgtcccttaccttaaatctatgtccctggtcattgacccctccactaatgggcaaagtttcttcctatctatgcccctccataattttgcacacctcaatcaggtcccccctcagccttctccactcaaaggaaaacaacccagcCTATCTAgtgtctcttcatagctgaaatgctccagcccaggaaaATTtatggtgaatctcctctgcaccctctccagtgcaatcacatccttcctgctgtatgtggacaagaactgcacacagtactccagatgtggcctaactaacattTTGTACAGCTCCatcgtaacctccctgctcttatattcaatgccttgactaataaagacaagtatcccaaatgctttcttaaccaccttacctacctgtcctgctgccttcaatgatctgtggacatgcacaccaaggtccctctgatcctctgtacttcctagggtcccctactattcattgtgtaatcccttgccatgatagtcctcccaaaatatattacctcacacttttttcaagattaaattccatttgccactgttttgcccatctgaccagcccatacATATCGTACTGTAGTCTAAGGCTCCCTTCCTTGCTAGTTACCacgccaccaattttcatgtcatctgcgaatttactgatcatacctcccacATTCATGTCGAAATCATCAATGTATACTGCAAACAGCAACGTTGTATAAATATAGGTTTAAAATAAGATAATATTTACAATGTTCAAAATTAGTTTAATGTTTCAACAATATGCTGATCTTGCAGTCTTTAGAGCCCTTGCTAAGGACCATGAAGGAACTTACAGGGAACAGTAGCTGTATCTTATGTTGCTATGAAGAGAGGACAATAGGAAACAACCCTAAAATAGAGATCAGTTTCTTTGAGGTATGTTTTTCATTACTTATTGGATTGGATTAACTGTAGCTCCATGGTTAATATTATAGCTTGATTAGGAATGTGATATTGACAAATTGAAACTGGTTGCACACCATATTcatgaaaaaaaaactgctttcAGTATACTACTGTATGAAAAGTGTTTGCTTGATCTCCAATCTAGTTATAACCAGGATTTTGAGTGATGAAATTGGAAATTGGTTATGCACTTTATTAGCTGCTGTTTAACAAATGAATTTGTTTCAAACCTGAGGAACTTATCAACAACCAATGATTAATGTTGGAATACAGCTAAATGTATGTTGCTAATGTGATGTAGCTCAGACTTAATCCAATGGTTCTAACTCAAAGCAGATCATGGCATTAGTTACTTTGTGGTTGGAATATTGTAGACAGTTTTGCATAATCATTATAGAGAATATAAAAgcaatgaaaaaggtgcaatgtagATTCACTGGAATCTTATCAGCTGTATAAGATTGTAGTTATAAAGTCAGACTTGAGCTATCGCTCAATCCAATCCATTTCACGCACTCCTACTCtaacccttcccctccctcccagaaccatgagtGTGTTCCGTTGTCCTCATTTTCCATCCCACCAGCTCCTGTATTCAACGGATCATCCCCCACCATTTTCACCAGCTCTAGCATGATGTCAtcaccaaaaacatcttccccTGCCTTCCCATTTCAGCTTTCTATAGGGATTGTTCCTCCATGATAGCATGGTTCACTCCACAATCGCTCCTAACATTCCCTCCTTTCCCtatagcaccttcccatgcaggcGCAGGAGATGCTGCACCTGTCCTTCACTTCCTCCTGTCTCACCATCTAAGGTCCCAAACATTTCTTTCAAGTGAAACAAGGATTTACTTGTACTGCTTTCAATTTGGTTTCCTGTATTCGTGATTCCCGATATGGTCGTCCCCACACTGGGGAGACCATAAACATGTACTGGGtaaccactttgtggaacaccccTGTTTAGTCTGCAAACATCGCCCTGAGCTTCCTGCCACTTTGTCATTTTATTTCTCCGCCTTGATCCCACTCTGACTTTTCTGTCCGTGGCCTgccagtgttccaatgaagctcaacaccagcTTGAGGAACAAAATTCCATTTTTCGTGTGGCCATTCTCGAGCCttctgaactcaatattgagttcaataactttagatcatAAACTTTTTTTTGCTGGCTTGTTTCATTCTTTATCTTTTCATGTTAAATTCACATTGGCTGCTAAGTAGCCATTTCACTACTcatctttgtttctttactcTCTCCATTGCCACTCTTTTTGGCTTTggcatcatgaaatcttttgtcaGTTAATCTCTCCTACCCTCCACCCTATTACAGACCTTTCCTTTGCTCTTCCTCTCCCATTCTACTGACTTCAAAACTCTTAATTTCTAATTTCATTTCTGATGAAAGGGCacctctccattgatgctgcctgacctgagtatttgcagcatttttctttAAACTTGTTATGGCTTTTTCACTTTAGCTGAGCAAGTTAAAAGGTGACTTGATGGAGGTCTTCAAAAATGAGTTAGGAGAAGGTAAAATATTAATCTAAAAAGCCATCTAGACAAGAAGAGGTGATAACTTTACAATAATCACTGAAATAATCAGAGAGGCCAGAAATAAATCTTTACAATGTGTGGCTGGAGTGTAGAACTCTCTGCCACAAGCTGCTGTTGAAGCAGTGTCTAAATTATTTAAAATTACATCAGACGATTGGTTGAAAAATAAGTATTGAAGGGCCTAACAATTTGAATTTGATTTATAAACTTGTGGAGAAAAATGGCAGGGCAAATTGTCTGCTTGTGTGGTGTTCAGCCAATGAGATCTCTTTATAAAATGTagtaagacagaaagcaggagttTTTTATAGATTGAGTGTCTTTTCTGTATGTAATTTCAGCTAACTTCCCTTATTGGTTAGGTTGGATCTAATATTGATTTAAGTATTTTTAAAAGGAATATATTTTCATCAATTGAGAGCTAATAGTGACCTATTGCTGCTAGCATTAGTGTACTGTCTGGATACAATGATGTGCAGAGGCCAGGCTTTAGTAACTCAGCTCGACTGTAAAGATGAAATGAGATTTATGGTAAATATTTAAAAACTCAGATGTATTtgatttattgttttttttttttgcattgttaAATTCTAACATCCCTTGTTTTATTAGCTTTTGCAGTCTGATTTTGAAATAGAAGAGATTCCATTGGATAGGCATGATGAGGAATACAGAAGTGAAGACATTCATATTTTACACATAAAGAGAAAAAGACATCATTAAAGCCTCCTTACCTTGAAACAAAAACTTGGACTGTTTGTTTTCATATTCCCCCACAAAATAATTCAACCTTGATGTAAGAAGGGACCATTCTTAGTAGTTTTATTTAAATATAACTACTACAGAAGTAAATGTAACTTATTTTTTATAGCCCATGATATGTTCAATCCTGTGGATGTCACCTATTCTATTTTTTATTGAATGTCATTGCACTGTTATTTTTCAGATGTCAGTGTTGTTATCTTTT
Proteins encoded:
- the vcpkmt gene encoding protein-lysine methyltransferase METTL21D isoform X1 is translated as MEGAESGYFVRAVERHSGAELRIKQCSAGDVGCVVWDAALVLAKYLETSAFYRDGLHAFTGKTVVELGSGTGVVGLMASVLGAHVTVTDLEELQDLLNININDNKHLVTGSIQAKVLKWGESVKDLPPDPDYILVADCIYYEQSLEPLLRTMKELTGNSSCILCCYEERTIGNNPKIEISFFELLQSDFEIEEIPLDRHDEEYRSEDIHILHIKRKRHH
- the vcpkmt gene encoding protein-lysine methyltransferase METTL21D isoform X2 — protein: MEGAESGYFVRAVERHSGAELRIKQCSAGDVGCVVWDAALVLAKYLETSAFYRDGLHAFTGKTVVELGSGTGVVGLMASVLGAHVTVTDLEELQDLLNININDNKHLVTGSIQAKSLEPLLRTMKELTGNSSCILCCYEERTIGNNPKIEISFFELLQSDFEIEEIPLDRHDEEYRSEDIHILHIKRKRHH